The Roseimicrobium gellanilyticum genome contains a region encoding:
- a CDS encoding DUF2868 domain-containing protein, which yields MACSSFQRKFPPVNWDDFQQVARARAVEETDAEARIWDGGARRAATEEAKRVAGSNVLAFLIRRSAALIGRTKEPVESVLGVPAIPGWLVSTGWIAAFGIGWVLSAVGQEREINLLALPLMGILAWNAVVVVLSLVALLRPSNESARGERVEQFFRRISAWKSPSTQDAVARLPQKAPAKFQELTSGTWRARLASRFRAWLHLGAALIAIGSIAGMFARGWSRDYHAVWESTLLESNGASRFLGGLFAPASKVTGIPVPLEKIPGMQRVDGKDALAPVSARDWICLYGATLGLLVVLPRFLLLLMELAHARKISRRALQGAEWQAYARRVLSLVEGAGAPAHVLTHGLPTDAASQDRWRQWAHQHWRDVGHVDFQSVPVAEETEYLESWQPAAPRVLLVFNMSNVPESEIQRELAEGIAAKLHASLSSAPLVVALEDRELRQRWAGFADGEKRLAERLASWRETLNGLPVEWLKMEAGMGSR from the coding sequence TTGGCTTGCAGCTCATTCCAGCGCAAGTTCCCGCCAGTGAACTGGGATGACTTTCAGCAGGTCGCACGCGCCCGCGCTGTCGAGGAGACAGATGCGGAGGCTCGCATCTGGGATGGTGGCGCCCGGCGGGCGGCCACCGAAGAAGCGAAACGCGTTGCCGGCTCGAATGTACTGGCCTTTCTCATCCGACGCTCCGCTGCATTGATCGGGCGCACGAAGGAGCCCGTGGAGTCAGTGCTTGGCGTGCCTGCGATTCCTGGCTGGTTGGTCAGCACAGGATGGATCGCGGCGTTTGGCATCGGATGGGTTCTTTCCGCCGTGGGGCAGGAGAGGGAGATCAATCTTCTCGCGCTGCCGCTCATGGGCATCCTCGCGTGGAATGCCGTCGTCGTGGTCCTCAGTCTCGTGGCATTGCTGCGTCCTTCGAATGAAAGCGCCAGGGGTGAGCGCGTGGAGCAGTTCTTCCGTCGCATCTCCGCGTGGAAGTCTCCCTCGACGCAGGATGCCGTGGCACGCCTTCCGCAGAAGGCGCCGGCGAAATTCCAGGAACTCACGAGTGGGACATGGCGGGCACGCCTCGCTTCGCGTTTCCGTGCGTGGCTGCATCTCGGCGCTGCGCTCATTGCCATCGGCAGCATTGCGGGGATGTTTGCGCGGGGCTGGTCGCGGGATTACCACGCCGTTTGGGAGAGCACACTGCTGGAGTCGAATGGCGCCTCGCGATTTCTCGGGGGGTTGTTTGCACCCGCGTCCAAGGTGACCGGCATCCCGGTGCCGCTGGAGAAGATTCCCGGCATGCAGCGCGTGGATGGGAAGGATGCCCTGGCGCCCGTTTCTGCACGCGACTGGATCTGCCTGTATGGCGCGACCCTCGGACTGCTGGTCGTGCTCCCGCGGTTCCTGCTCCTGTTGATGGAGCTGGCGCATGCGCGAAAGATTTCGCGGCGTGCATTGCAGGGCGCGGAGTGGCAGGCGTACGCACGGCGCGTGCTTTCCCTGGTGGAGGGAGCGGGTGCACCGGCGCATGTGTTGACCCATGGCCTGCCGACGGATGCCGCTTCGCAGGATCGTTGGCGGCAATGGGCGCACCAGCACTGGCGTGATGTGGGGCATGTGGATTTCCAGAGCGTGCCCGTCGCGGAAGAGACGGAGTACCTCGAAAGCTGGCAGCCCGCCGCGCCTCGTGTGTTGCTGGTATTTAATATGTCCAACGTGCCGGAGTCAGAAATCCAGCGCGAACTGGCGGAAGGGATTGCGGCGAAGCTGCACGCCAGCCTTTCTTCCGCGCCGCTGGTGGTGGCGCTGGAGGATCGAGAACTGCGCCAGCGCTGGGCTGGATTTGCGGATGGTGAAAAGCGACTGGCAGAGCGGCTCGCCTCGTGGCGCGAAACCCTGAATGGTTTGCCAGTGGAATGGCTGAAGATGGAGGCGGGGATGGGATCGCGATGA